One Symphalangus syndactylus isolate Jambi chromosome 9, NHGRI_mSymSyn1-v2.1_pri, whole genome shotgun sequence DNA segment encodes these proteins:
- the DCTN3 gene encoding dynactin subunit 3 isoform X2: protein MVAMAGLTDLQRLQARVEELERWVYGPGGARGSRKVADGLVKVQVALGNISSKRERVKILYKKIEDLIKYLDPEYIDRIAIPDASKLQFILAEEQFILSQVALLEQVNALVPMLDSAHIKAVPEHAVRLQRLAQIHIQQQIPILTLTYNQTMLLSKQFVQWDELLCQLEAAKQVKPAEE from the exons ATGGTAGCGATGGCGGGTCTGACTGACTTGCAGAGGCTACAGGCCCGAGTGGAAGAGCTGGAGCGCTGGGTGTACGGGCCGGGCGGGGCGCGCGGCTCTCGGAAG GTGGCTGACGGCCTGGTCAAGGTGCAGGTGGCTTTGGGGAACATTTCCAGCAAGAGGGAGAGGGTGAagattctctacaaaaaga TTGAAGATCTGATCAAGTACCTGGATCCTGAGTACATCGACCGCATTGCCATACCTGATGCCTCTAAGCTGCAATTCATCTTAGCAG aGGAGCAGTTTATCCTTTCCCAGGTTGCACTCCTGGAGCAGGTGAATGCCTTGGTGCCCATGCTGGACAGTGCTCACATCAAAG CCGTTCCTGAGCATGCCGTCCGCCTGCAGCGCTTGGCCCAGATCCACATTCAGCAGCAG ATTCCTATTCTCACCTTGACCTACAACCAGACAATGCTTCTCTCCAAGCAATTCGTGCAGTGGGATGAGCTACTTTGCCAGCTAGAGGCCGCCAAGCAAGTGAAGCCAGCAGAGGAGTGA
- the DCTN3 gene encoding dynactin subunit 3 isoform X3, whose amino-acid sequence MVAMAGLTDLQRLQARVEELERWVYGPGGARGSRKVADGLVKVQVALGNISSKRERVKILYKKIEDLIKYLDPEYIDRIAIPDASKLQFILAAVPEHAVRLQRLAQIHIQQQDQCVEITEESKALLEEYNKTTMLLSKQFVQWDELLCQLEAAKQVKPAEE is encoded by the exons ATGGTAGCGATGGCGGGTCTGACTGACTTGCAGAGGCTACAGGCCCGAGTGGAAGAGCTGGAGCGCTGGGTGTACGGGCCGGGCGGGGCGCGCGGCTCTCGGAAG GTGGCTGACGGCCTGGTCAAGGTGCAGGTGGCTTTGGGGAACATTTCCAGCAAGAGGGAGAGGGTGAagattctctacaaaaaga TTGAAGATCTGATCAAGTACCTGGATCCTGAGTACATCGACCGCATTGCCATACCTGATGCCTCTAAGCTGCAATTCATCTTAGCAG CCGTTCCTGAGCATGCCGTCCGCCTGCAGCGCTTGGCCCAGATCCACATTCAGCAGCAG GACCAGTGTGTGGAGATCACTGAGGAGTCCAAGGCTCTCCTGGAGGAATACAACAAGACT ACAATGCTTCTCTCCAAGCAATTCGTGCAGTGGGATGAGCTACTTTGCCAGCTAGAGGCCGCCAAGCAAGTGAAGCCAGCAGAGGAGTGA
- the DCTN3 gene encoding dynactin subunit 3 isoform X1 — translation MVAMAGLTDLQRLQARVEELERWVYGPGGARGSRKVADGLVKVQVALGNISSKRERVKILYKKIEDLIKYLDPEYIDRIAIPDASKLQFILAEEQFILSQVALLEQVNALVPMLDSAHIKAVPEHAVRLQRLAQIHIQQQDQCVEITEESKALLEEYNKTTMLLSKQFVQWDELLCQLEAAKQVKPAEE, via the exons ATGGTAGCGATGGCGGGTCTGACTGACTTGCAGAGGCTACAGGCCCGAGTGGAAGAGCTGGAGCGCTGGGTGTACGGGCCGGGCGGGGCGCGCGGCTCTCGGAAG GTGGCTGACGGCCTGGTCAAGGTGCAGGTGGCTTTGGGGAACATTTCCAGCAAGAGGGAGAGGGTGAagattctctacaaaaaga TTGAAGATCTGATCAAGTACCTGGATCCTGAGTACATCGACCGCATTGCCATACCTGATGCCTCTAAGCTGCAATTCATCTTAGCAG aGGAGCAGTTTATCCTTTCCCAGGTTGCACTCCTGGAGCAGGTGAATGCCTTGGTGCCCATGCTGGACAGTGCTCACATCAAAG CCGTTCCTGAGCATGCCGTCCGCCTGCAGCGCTTGGCCCAGATCCACATTCAGCAGCAG GACCAGTGTGTGGAGATCACTGAGGAGTCCAAGGCTCTCCTGGAGGAATACAACAAGACT ACAATGCTTCTCTCCAAGCAATTCGTGCAGTGGGATGAGCTACTTTGCCAGCTAGAGGCCGCCAAGCAAGTGAAGCCAGCAGAGGAGTGA
- the RPP25L gene encoding ribonuclease P protein subunit p25-like protein: MEHYRKAGSVELPAPSPMPQLPPDTLEMRVRDGSKIRNLLGLALGRLEGGSARHVVFSGSGRAAGKAVSCAEIVKRRVPGLHQLTKLRFLQTEDSWVPALPDTGLDPLTVRRHVPAVWVLLSRDPLDPNECGYQPPGAPPGLGSMPSSSCGPRSRRRARDTRS; this comes from the coding sequence ATGGAGCACTACCGGAAAGCTGGCTCTGTAGAGCTCCCAGCGCCTTCCCCAATGCCCCAGCTACCTCCTGATACCCTTGAGATGCGGGTCCGAGATGGCAGCAAAATTCGCAACCTGCTGGGGTTGGCTCTCGGTCGGTTGGAGGGCGGCAGTGCACGGCATGTAGTGTTCTCAGGTTCTGGGAGGGCTGCAGGAAAGGCTGTCAGCTGCGCTGAGATTGTCAAGCGGCGGGTCCCAGGCCTGCACCAGCTCACCAAGCTACGTTTCCTTCAGACTGAGGACAGCTGGGTCCCAGCCTTACCTGACACAGGGCTAGACCCCCTCACAGTGCGCCGCCATGTGCCTGCAGTGTGGGTGCTGCTCAGCCGGGACCCCCTGGACCCCAATGAGTGTGGTTACCAACCCCCAGGAGCACCCCCTGGCCTGGGTTCCAtgcccagctccagctgtggccctCGTTCCCGAAGAAGGGCTCGAGACACCCGATCGTGA